In Electrophorus electricus isolate fEleEle1 chromosome 6, fEleEle1.pri, whole genome shotgun sequence, a single genomic region encodes these proteins:
- the hnrpkl gene encoding heterogeneous nuclear ribonucleoprotein K, like isoform X1: METEIEQQEEETTFSNTDTNGKRPAEDMDEEQAFKRSRNTDEMVELRVLLQSKNAGAVIGKGGKNIKALRTDYNASVSVPDSSGPERILSVSADIETIGEILLKIIPTLEEYQHYNGIDFDCELRLLIHQSLAGGIIGVKGAKIKELRENTQTTIKLFQECCPHSTDRVVLVGGKPQRVVECIKVILELTSEAPIKGRAQPYDPNFYDETYDYGGFTMMFEERGRRPMGGFPMRGRGAFERMPPGRGGRPMPPSRRDYDDMSPRRGPPPPPPGRGGRGGSRARNLPLPPPPPPRGGGDRFSHQSYHSNMDDRPNDRRGRPGDRYESMGGVGYDNNSSWEPFQSGGRGSYSDIGGPVITTQVTIPKDLAGSIIGKGGQRIKQIRHESGASIKIDEPLEGSEDRIITITGTQDQIQNAQYLLQNSVKQYSGRFF; this comes from the exons ATGGAGACAGAAATTGAGCAGCAGGAAGAAGAAACCACATTCAGCAACACTGACACTAACG GCAAGCGACCTGCTGAGGACATGGATGAGGAGCAAGCCTTCAAGCGCTCTCGTAACACAGACGAGATGGTGGAATTGAGAGTGCTACTGCAGAGCAAA AATGCAGGTGCAGTGATTGGAAAAGGTGGAAAGAATATTAAAGCCCTTCGGACAGAT TACAATGCCAGTGTATCAGTCCCAGACAGCAGTGGCCCAGAGCG TATCCTGAGTGTTAGTGCAGATATTGAGACCATTGGGGAGATTCTCCTGAAGATCATCCCCACTCTTGAGGAG TACCAACACTACAATGGCATTGACTTTGACTGTGAGCTACGTCTGCTGATTCATCAGAGTTTGGCTGGAGGCATCATTGGTGTTAAAGGTGCCAAGATTAAGGAGCTGAGGGAG AATACACAGACCACCATAAAACTTTTCCAGGAGTGCTGCCCACATTCAACAGACCGTGTGGTTTTGGTGGGAGGTAAACCTCAAAGAGTGGTGGAGTGCATCAAGGTCATCCTCGAGTTGACATCAGAG GCTCCTATTAAAGGACGTGCCCAGCCCTATGACCCAAACTTTTATGATGAGACATATGACTATGGCGGCTTCACAATGATGTTTGAGGAAAGAGGTCGGCGTCCCATGGGTGGGTTCCCCATGCGTGGACGTGGGGCATTTGAACGCATGCCCCCTGGTCGTGGAGGACGACCCATGCCTCCCTCCCGGCGGGACTATGATGACATGAGTCCCCGTCGTGGGCCACCCCCACCGCCACCAGGAAGAGGGGGCAGAGGAGGGAGCCGTGCTCGAAATCTGCCTCTGcctccccctccaccacccagaggagg AGGTGATAGATTTTCCCATCAGAGCTATCATAGCAACATGGATGACAGACCAAA CGACAGAAGGGGAAGGCCTGGAGACCGCTATGAAAGCATG GGTGGAGTTGGCTATG ACAACAACTCTTCTTGGGAGCCCTTCCAGTCTG GTGGCAGAGGTTCCTACAGCGACATTGGTGGTCCTGTTATCACAACGCAAGTCACCATACCCAAAGAC CTGGCTGGTTCCATCATTGGGAAGGGAGGCCAGCGGATCAAGCAGATCCGTCACGAGTCCGGAGCCTCCATCAAAATTGATGAGCCTCTGGAGGGCTCAGAGGACCGGATCATCACCATCACAGGAACACAAGATCAGATTCAGAACGCCCAGTATCTGCTACAGAACAG TGTGAAGCAGTACTCTGGTCGGTTCTTCTAG
- the hnrpkl gene encoding heterogeneous nuclear ribonucleoprotein K, like isoform X2: MDEEQAFKRSRNTDEMVELRVLLQSKNAGAVIGKGGKNIKALRTDYNASVSVPDSSGPERILSVSADIETIGEILLKIIPTLEEYQHYNGIDFDCELRLLIHQSLAGGIIGVKGAKIKELRENTQTTIKLFQECCPHSTDRVVLVGGKPQRVVECIKVILELTSEAPIKGRAQPYDPNFYDETYDYGGFTMMFEERGRRPMGGFPMRGRGAFERMPPGRGGRPMPPSRRDYDDMSPRRGPPPPPPGRGGRGGSRARNLPLPPPPPPRGGGDRFSHQSYHSNMDDRPNDRRGRPGDRYESMGGVGYDNNSSWEPFQSGGRGSYSDIGGPVITTQVTIPKDLAGSIIGKGGQRIKQIRHESGASIKIDEPLEGSEDRIITITGTQDQIQNAQYLLQNSVKQYSGRFF; the protein is encoded by the exons ATGGATGAGGAGCAAGCCTTCAAGCGCTCTCGTAACACAGACGAGATGGTGGAATTGAGAGTGCTACTGCAGAGCAAA AATGCAGGTGCAGTGATTGGAAAAGGTGGAAAGAATATTAAAGCCCTTCGGACAGAT TACAATGCCAGTGTATCAGTCCCAGACAGCAGTGGCCCAGAGCG TATCCTGAGTGTTAGTGCAGATATTGAGACCATTGGGGAGATTCTCCTGAAGATCATCCCCACTCTTGAGGAG TACCAACACTACAATGGCATTGACTTTGACTGTGAGCTACGTCTGCTGATTCATCAGAGTTTGGCTGGAGGCATCATTGGTGTTAAAGGTGCCAAGATTAAGGAGCTGAGGGAG AATACACAGACCACCATAAAACTTTTCCAGGAGTGCTGCCCACATTCAACAGACCGTGTGGTTTTGGTGGGAGGTAAACCTCAAAGAGTGGTGGAGTGCATCAAGGTCATCCTCGAGTTGACATCAGAG GCTCCTATTAAAGGACGTGCCCAGCCCTATGACCCAAACTTTTATGATGAGACATATGACTATGGCGGCTTCACAATGATGTTTGAGGAAAGAGGTCGGCGTCCCATGGGTGGGTTCCCCATGCGTGGACGTGGGGCATTTGAACGCATGCCCCCTGGTCGTGGAGGACGACCCATGCCTCCCTCCCGGCGGGACTATGATGACATGAGTCCCCGTCGTGGGCCACCCCCACCGCCACCAGGAAGAGGGGGCAGAGGAGGGAGCCGTGCTCGAAATCTGCCTCTGcctccccctccaccacccagaggagg AGGTGATAGATTTTCCCATCAGAGCTATCATAGCAACATGGATGACAGACCAAA CGACAGAAGGGGAAGGCCTGGAGACCGCTATGAAAGCATG GGTGGAGTTGGCTATG ACAACAACTCTTCTTGGGAGCCCTTCCAGTCTG GTGGCAGAGGTTCCTACAGCGACATTGGTGGTCCTGTTATCACAACGCAAGTCACCATACCCAAAGAC CTGGCTGGTTCCATCATTGGGAAGGGAGGCCAGCGGATCAAGCAGATCCGTCACGAGTCCGGAGCCTCCATCAAAATTGATGAGCCTCTGGAGGGCTCAGAGGACCGGATCATCACCATCACAGGAACACAAGATCAGATTCAGAACGCCCAGTATCTGCTACAGAACAG TGTGAAGCAGTACTCTGGTCGGTTCTTCTAG
- the gnaq gene encoding guanine nucleotide-binding protein G(q) subunit alpha isoform X1, which produces MTLDSIMACCLSEEAKEARRINDEIERQLRRDKKDARRELKLLLLGTGESGKSTFIKQMRIIHGSGYSEEDKKGFIKLVYQNIFTSVQAMIRAMDTLQIPYKYEQNEGNANIVREVDVEKVTTFLNPYVDAIKSLWIDPGIQECYDRRREYQLSDSTKYYLNSLERIADRSYVPTQQDVLRVRVPTTGIIEYPFDLQSVIFRMVDVGGQRSERRKWIHCFENVTSIMFLVALSEYDQVLVESDNENRMEESKALFRTIITYPWFQNSSVILFLNKKDLLEEKIMFSHLVDYFPEYDGPPRDAPAGREFILKMFVDLNPDSDKIIYSHFTCATDTENIRFVFAAVKDTILQLNLKEYNLV; this is translated from the exons ATGACTCTTGACTCCATAATGGCGTGTTGCCTCAGCGAAGAGGCGAAAGAAGCGAGGCGAATTAACGACGAAATCGAAAGGCAGCTCCGTCGAGACAAGAAAGACGCCCGTCGGGAACTCAAGCTACTGCTACTCG GGACCGGAGAGAGTGGGAAGAGCACCTTTATTAAGCAGATGAGAATTATTCATGGTTCTGGCTATTCTGAGGAAGACAAGAAGGGCTTCATTAAGCTGGTCTACCAGAACATCTTCACTTCTGTTCAGGCAATGATCCGAGCCATGGACACCCTCCAGATTCCctacaaatatgaacaaaatgag GGCAATGCAAATATTGTTCGAGAAGTGGATGTAGAGAAGGTCACAACATTTCTAAATCCTTACGTAGATGCCATTAAAAGTTTATGGATTGACCCAGGGATCCAGGAGTGTTATGATCGAAGGAGAGAATACCAGCTCTCTGATTCTACCAAATA CTACCTGAACTCACTGGAACGTATTGCTGACCGATCGTACGTGCCGACACAGCAAGATGTGCTCAGGGTCAGAGTGCCTACCACTGGCATCATTGAATACCCTTTTGATCTCCAGAGTGTCATCTTCAG AATGGTAGATGTGGGTGGCCAACGCTCAGAGAGACGAAAGTGGATCCACTGCTTTGAGAATGTGACTTCCATCATGTTCCTAGTGGCACTGAGTGAATATGACCAAGTTCTCGTCGAGTCGGACAATGAG AATCGAATGGAAGAGAGCAAAGCACTGTTTAGGACAATCATAACATATCCATGGTTCCAGAATTCttcagtgattttgtttttgaacaagAAAGACCTGTTGGAggagaaaataatgttttcacACCTGGTAGATTACTTTCCTGAGTATGATG GCCCTCCGAGGGATGCTCCGGCAGGGAGGGAGTTCATCCTGAAGATGTTTGTCGACCTGAATCCAGACAGTGACAAAATCATCTATTCTCACTTCACCTGTGcaacagacacagaaaacatcCGCTTTGTCTTTGCTGCTGTCAAAGACACCATCTTGCAGCTGAACCTGAAGGAATACAATCTAGtctaa
- the gnaq gene encoding guanine nucleotide-binding protein G(q) subunit alpha isoform X2 — protein sequence MRIIHGSGYSEEDKKGFIKLVYQNIFTSVQAMIRAMDTLQIPYKYEQNEGNANIVREVDVEKVTTFLNPYVDAIKSLWIDPGIQECYDRRREYQLSDSTKYYLNSLERIADRSYVPTQQDVLRVRVPTTGIIEYPFDLQSVIFRMVDVGGQRSERRKWIHCFENVTSIMFLVALSEYDQVLVESDNENRMEESKALFRTIITYPWFQNSSVILFLNKKDLLEEKIMFSHLVDYFPEYDGPPRDAPAGREFILKMFVDLNPDSDKIIYSHFTCATDTENIRFVFAAVKDTILQLNLKEYNLV from the exons ATGAGAATTATTCATGGTTCTGGCTATTCTGAGGAAGACAAGAAGGGCTTCATTAAGCTGGTCTACCAGAACATCTTCACTTCTGTTCAGGCAATGATCCGAGCCATGGACACCCTCCAGATTCCctacaaatatgaacaaaatgag GGCAATGCAAATATTGTTCGAGAAGTGGATGTAGAGAAGGTCACAACATTTCTAAATCCTTACGTAGATGCCATTAAAAGTTTATGGATTGACCCAGGGATCCAGGAGTGTTATGATCGAAGGAGAGAATACCAGCTCTCTGATTCTACCAAATA CTACCTGAACTCACTGGAACGTATTGCTGACCGATCGTACGTGCCGACACAGCAAGATGTGCTCAGGGTCAGAGTGCCTACCACTGGCATCATTGAATACCCTTTTGATCTCCAGAGTGTCATCTTCAG AATGGTAGATGTGGGTGGCCAACGCTCAGAGAGACGAAAGTGGATCCACTGCTTTGAGAATGTGACTTCCATCATGTTCCTAGTGGCACTGAGTGAATATGACCAAGTTCTCGTCGAGTCGGACAATGAG AATCGAATGGAAGAGAGCAAAGCACTGTTTAGGACAATCATAACATATCCATGGTTCCAGAATTCttcagtgattttgtttttgaacaagAAAGACCTGTTGGAggagaaaataatgttttcacACCTGGTAGATTACTTTCCTGAGTATGATG GCCCTCCGAGGGATGCTCCGGCAGGGAGGGAGTTCATCCTGAAGATGTTTGTCGACCTGAATCCAGACAGTGACAAAATCATCTATTCTCACTTCACCTGTGcaacagacacagaaaacatcCGCTTTGTCTTTGCTGCTGTCAAAGACACCATCTTGCAGCTGAACCTGAAGGAATACAATCTAGtctaa